GAGTATTTTGGAGAAATTAACAGTCGTTGTCTTTTGGCTGGCGCTGGTGTGCAGTGTCGCCAGTAGTCTGGCGTATATCGGGAACTTCGTCTCACGGGCCGAACGTCGGCTCCATGTTTATATGGCGCTCGGTACGGCACTGGCATCGTTTTTACTATTGCTTGTCGTAATATTCGTGCGCGCCGGTATGCTGGGCATATCGCAGACCGCGGGCCCGTTTACGGTTCGCGTCGTTTTTGCCGCAGTCGTCATCGGCGTTTTTCTGCTGATAGAGACGGTGTACGCGGGTAAAAACCCGAAGGTAAAAGCGCTCGGCATGTTCGTCATGCCGGTATCGGCGCTCTTGCAGTTTATGGCCTGGCATTCCTACGCGTTGACCGAGCCGTTGACCGAGCAGCTCCGCCATTATTGGGTCGGTATCCATGTGACCTTCGCGGTCTTTGCGTATTCCGCGATGACGGTCGCGTTGGCGATGGCGATTATATACCTCTTGCAGGAGCGGCAGTTAAAGAACATGCGTAAGAAGAAGCCGGGCAAAATATTTCGTAAACTGCCGTCGCTTGAGACATCGGACGAGTTTTGCCACAAGGCGATAACATTTAGCTTCACGTTTTTGACGCTGGTCATCGCCACCGGTATTATTAGGGCCGAGATGCTGCCGGAGTGGTCGCAGTGGTATATGGACCCGAAGATTTTGATGGCGATCGCCACTTGGGTGGTGTATGGCGCGTACTTGTTCGTTCGCTCGACGCTAGGATGGCAGGGCAAAAGATCGAATATATTTGCTATACTCGGATTTGCAGTCGCAGTATTCACGTACCTTATAGGCAACAGCGATATCATAACAGAGATCATACCGAGCATGCATAGATATGGTGGAGGTCTCGGGTAGGTAATGGCTTTTTATCCTCTATATGTTGACCTAGAAGGCGGGAAGTGTGTCGTTGTCGGCGGCGGTGAGGTGGCCGAGCGCAAGGTAGCCTCGCTGCTGGAGTGCGGCGCGGATGTGCAAGTCATAAGCCCGGACTCAACGCCGGGGTTAGAGGAACTCGCTCGCGAAGGCAGGCTGAGCATCACACGCCGCGGGTATCGTCGCGGCGACCTTGACAAAGCGACGCTCGCGATAGTCGCGACCGACGAT
The Actinomycetota bacterium genome window above contains:
- the ccsA gene encoding cytochrome c biogenesis protein CcsA, coding for MEKLTVVVFWLALVCSVASSLAYIGNFVSRAERRLHVYMALGTALASFLLLLVVIFVRAGMLGISQTAGPFTVRVVFAAVVIGVFLLIETVYAGKNPKVKALGMFVMPVSALLQFMAWHSYALTEPLTEQLRHYWVGIHVTFAVFAYSAMTVALAMAIIYLLQERQLKNMRKKKPGKIFRKLPSLETSDEFCHKAITFSFTFLTLVIATGIIRAEMLPEWSQWYMDPKILMAIATWVVYGAYLFVRSTLGWQGKRSNIFAILGFAVAVFTYLIGNSDIITEIIPSMHRYGGGLG